aaaaaagaagttattgAGTGAAGGAATTTTGTTAAATActctcggaaatatttttattgccactgacaattttgacaatttaatATGAGATGTACATAGATTCAGTCAATTTACAAACATAATTAAATAATCCTAACTTATGATAAGTGTATCCATGTGATGATGCGatattataattgtaatgtCGTCTCTAATTTATGATGCCAGAcatgattaataattttattccttaCGATTAGTATAGTGGGGGACATTTTACATTACGTACAATAATTCAGCCCACATTTTTTGTGAATGTCGCTTAGAAATGCATGAAATTATAagtattaatttaaataaatatatatatataaatacttgatgaatataatattcatgTAATAGGTTGATCATAATAGTAAATTAAATAGTAGGACTTTGAGCTGTTCATTATCAGTTGAATCCTTTACGATCCGCGCTACTGAATCGACCTACGAAGTACTAACAGATAGAAATAGATTCCAAGTAAtgactgacaaaaaaaaactgaatgacGAAACTACTGTGAAAGGTTGCTCCTTAATCCTCTACATATAAATAATCGTAActtaattattatcttttcCCTGAAGATCGCTAAGACCTTCTCTACCACCGATTGGTATAGTTCCAAATTgcattattgatattttttgtcaaaaaaatttcaaaacatttcaGTTCAAGAATGCAAATCAGAAGAATACAAAGTTTTACAGGGTCGTTTCGTAAAAAACTTAATTCAATAATCTCGTGACTAAAACTCGCATGCTACTTAAACGACTGTTTCAGTACAACGTGATTATACAATTGCCATGGATTTCTCGACGTTAATCATAACGTGAACCTTAATTCTAGTTTTGTTGAGATTCCAGATCAATTGCGGGTTTTGGAGTAGAACCACCGTCTGCTGGAAATTCGTAAATTGGTTTGAATCCTCCGAAAAGTTGTGGTTTGAAGTTTTCAATGTCAAATTCACTCTGTTCGGTTTGTGTTTCGTCCTCTTTCTCTTGTTCGTCAGATCTGTCATTTGATTCAGGCTTGGCAACAACGCTCCAGCCATTGCTAGAAGGTGCTTCGGCACTGACACTAGCCATGAATGGTGCCATAAAATTTTGTGGCGATGGTGCGGAACTCGAGGAACTTGAGGGCTGCTGAGATGGTAAGACGGGATTTTTACTCAATGTATCATCTTTCAATTCATCCGAAATAACTTCAATCAATTCAGAAGATCCTAATTTCTTATTATCCGGAGTATCATCCGTCGGCGTAAACGCGTAGGCAATAGGTGTTACAGTTGTCAGCTGCACAGTCTTCAAAGTCACAGAAATTGGAGCTCTGTAAAGTGGTGCGTCATCATCACTTGGTTTGGAAATAATTCTCGGGTCCGACTCTTCTTGGAGCcacaaattatcaaattttgcaGGCTTGTCTCTCACGGCTGGAGCCTCAGTTTTCCTCATTAGAAAAGGCATGTAATCCTGCAAGTAAGGTATCAGATTGATACTGGTATCGTCGTGTTGTTTGATATTCGTATTTTCATCGCCAACATCCTCGTCAATCTTGTCACTCGGTACAAGTAATGGCTTCTCTTGGGTTATCAGTAGCGATGGGTCAGGCCTCTCCAGAGGATAGGGaaaatcagattttaataAGGAACTAGGATGAGGCCTGTTTTGCGGGCGCAGAATGGTTTTGTCTCGTAAAAGAGGAAGTCCTATCCCATCGTCTTCCTCCTCATCTTCCGATGATGCAAGGGTATCTGGAGGTAAAGGTCGATGTGGTCCTCTAGTGCCAACCACAACACTTTCATCATCAGTTTGTGGATCGTCTTTATTGCTAACAGCAGAATTCATGGGATATACGACATAGACTGGCcgcttttcttcttcattattGGCATTGTCCGTGCTGTCACTATCGTCATCATCGCCGTCAAGATTGTCTTCACCTTTGCTGAACTTTACTCTGAACGGTGGTGGGAGATTCGGCTTCACCACTTTCTCATCGAGCCCACCTTGTTGTTGAATCATCTGCAAAGTAGTCACCTGAGAAACGTCCTTGGGGTCGGTATTTGATCGTCTGTTTATTAGGGTTCTCGGTGGTATCTGCGGTGGTTCGGCAGAGAACTTCTCGAACCCAGAAATTTCCTCTGACTCTGTTTCGGCGTTCCGTCGAAGCTTCTGATCGGTAAATTGATCATTCTCCGTTCCTGGATGGCGCTGATAACGGTCACTTTGCGACAAGGGTGTGCGAAATCGCTTGTAATGTGAATCTGGTTCctggaatttttcttttttcgagaAGGAATTTGCGAAATGCGGATTGTCCGGTATTGGTTTCCGAAATTGTTGGTTATCTGAAGACGAATGACCTTGGTAACGCTTGTCGTTCAGAAGAGAACCTTGATACTTCTGTCCCTCTATTTGGGCGGAGTCGCGAAACCCAGGCTCACTATCAGAAACCAATCTCAAAGCATGTACTGATGGTTGTGGTGGTGGCGGTGGACTTAATCTCTGCAAATATGGCACTGGCGGTCTCCTTCCCAACATAGGCTGCCTCCCTGGACCATAAAGCGCAGGTATAGTACCGATTGATTCGGATCCATGATGACCGTGCGAAGATTTTGAGTTGGGTCTGAACTGAGGCAGAATATTAGGCAGCTTGGAGTCTTGGAGCAACGGTCTTTTGAAGTTACCATCCGGAGCACCAGATTTAGAATGCGGTGGTAACCTAGGAGGTCGGAGAAAATCAGGTCTCGGTGGGTAGTAAGGTCTTGGACGGCCGTCAAAAGGTCTCGAAGAATATGATCCCGAAGGGCGTTCCGATGATCTATCGATTGGTTCATTTGGAGGAGTTAGATTTTCAGAtaattttggtaaattttcGTTCTGTTCTTGAGTATGGTCAAGGGTTGGTGTGCCCTTTATTGTAGGTGAAAATTCTTGAACTGATCCATCAGCTTCGTTTATAACAATAACGTGTTCTTCGACTGGTCTTTCATGGCTGCTACCTGGAAAAACGACGTACccattttgcaaatttgtatGAGGATTTTCATTTGAACCACCGAAAACTACATGCTTGTCATTTTGATTGTGCACTCTATCAATTTCCGAAGAGGCACCCGTAGAAGGTCTTACTCCAAGGTTTAGAGAGGCTTCAACTGGAACGTTTCGTATGTTTACTACATCGTTGTGGAAAGGCCTTGATCCTATATTCAAAGAAGGTGCATTTAATGACGTTCTCACTCCAAGATTGAGAGAAGTTTCTGAAGGTCCACTTTGTGGGTGTACAATATTCAATCTTCCTGGATTTGTAGTACCGGGTAATACTGCCGATGGATTATTCAAAACAGTATTTGGGTAAAGTGACGGTGAATTGACGAAAGATGGTAATGGACCAGGATTTGGTGGCTCAACACCGTTAATCTTGGGAGGATAAGGCCTATTCTGAGGGTTGAAATTCAAGTTATGCTGATCAATATTATTCGGCAATGCTGGATTCTTCTGACCAACCTCTGTTGAAATGGGCTTTGGATTAACTGCCACTGATGCCAAAGCAACGGGTACATTCGTCGCTGGTTTTTTATGGGCAATTACTGTTTGAGTATGGCTTTGTTCGGTGTCTTGTGAGTTGTACATAGATTGAAATTGACCTTCACTTTTAGACCCATAAGCATTTTCTCTGATCGCAGTTCCTACAAAGTGACCGCCATCTACATTTTGTTGATTGCCAAGAACAAATGAAACTGTGTCTTGACCAGGTGGTATTATCACGCTACTGGTACTTTCAACTTGTTTCATGCCGTTTGGATTTACATTTAAAGGTCTGATGTGCCCGTTTCCATTCTCGTAAGGTCTTAAGTTCACATTCATCGAAAGATCAGGATTTACATTGTTTAAAATTGGATGATCATAAAACCTTACAGGGTTATTTCCAGATTCTGGTTTTCTGTGGGTCGTTTTATCTATTGATGTTTCGAACGGTTCTTGATTATGCAGTATTGGATTCCCAGGATAAGGTTGCAATGGCTTTTCAGGGTGATTATCACCCAAAGGTAAAGAAGTTGGCGGTGGTCCCGTTGATAGCGGCGGATTATAGCTCGTTGTTGGTTTCTTCGTCAAGTTCGTTGTATAATTAAAGAATTCCTCTTTTTGCGAAGGAGACTTTGTGACTTTCACCTGCGAATCAGGGGACTCCTGTTTTTGCAACGTCGCAGCAGTGGAC
This portion of the Diprion similis isolate iyDipSimi1 chromosome 7, iyDipSimi1.1, whole genome shotgun sequence genome encodes:
- the LOC124408171 gene encoding uncharacterized protein LOC124408171 — translated: MESRVNSFWTLLFAVALFQCAATADSGVLDHLDNKDHPESNKDLVMARTRSTDLDLDLDLTPEVGVPSPSALIADGLQYRMPGLFAFNGGKPFSLEKDPITGKIDFEKAPLKTVNYTADNTNATDYDEYDEDSYVTDAQSDDIYDKKNINRKDGNVEGTRPNEINPYSPSFHDFLNLPVHYSSGKYKNEKYPLISSSYANTKVQSGLNSYNTYNHRPYEDLDKTTEPPLYFATHKTYLPKTTTKPTTTQRISSPLPSAVGTTTLRTPVTTHATTTTTVQSTQKPTSPTWTTTSYSPKKPSTAFSSLKPPSSTQKIHDDYSGSNYDENFAPFKPIPGTNYGNKPLNSNIPLSQNSHARPIVSDEYDDDYSYGSIEDSDNEEMNNRTPTESSMYSTPPSTASITTLSLSTAATLQKQESPDSQVKVTKSPSQKEEFFNYTTNLTKKPTTSYNPPLSTGPPPTSLPLGDNHPEKPLQPYPGNPILHNQEPFETSIDKTTHRKPESGNNPVRFYDHPILNNVNPDLSMNVNLRPYENGNGHIRPLNVNPNGMKQVESTSSVIIPPGQDTVSFVLGNQQNVDGGHFVGTAIRENAYGSKSEGQFQSMYNSQDTEQSHTQTVIAHKKPATNVPVALASVAVNPKPISTEVGQKNPALPNNIDQHNLNFNPQNRPYPPKINGVEPPNPGPLPSFVNSPSLYPNTVLNNPSAVLPGTTNPGRLNIVHPQSGPSETSLNLGVRTSLNAPSLNIGSRPFHNDVVNIRNVPVEASLNLGVRPSTGASSEIDRVHNQNDKHVVFGGSNENPHTNLQNGYVVFPGSSHERPVEEHVIVINEADGSVQEFSPTIKGTPTLDHTQEQNENLPKLSENLTPPNEPIDRSSERPSGSYSSRPFDGRPRPYYPPRPDFLRPPRLPPHSKSGAPDGNFKRPLLQDSKLPNILPQFRPNSKSSHGHHGSESIGTIPALYGPGRQPMLGRRPPVPYLQRLSPPPPPQPSVHALRLVSDSEPGFRDSAQIEGQKYQGSLLNDKRYQGHSSSDNQQFRKPIPDNPHFANSFSKKEKFQEPDSHYKRFRTPLSQSDRYQRHPGTENDQFTDQKLRRNAETESEEISGFEKFSAEPPQIPPRTLINRRSNTDPKDVSQVTTLQMIQQQGGLDEKVVKPNLPPPFRVKFSKGEDNLDGDDDDSDSTDNANNEEEKRPVYVVYPMNSAVSNKDDPQTDDESVVVGTRGPHRPLPPDTLASSEDEEEDDGIGLPLLRDKTILRPQNRPHPSSLLKSDFPYPLERPDPSLLITQEKPLLVPSDKIDEDVGDENTNIKQHDDTSINLIPYLQDYMPFLMRKTEAPAVRDKPAKFDNLWLQEESDPRIISKPSDDDAPLYRAPISVTLKTVQLTTVTPIAYAFTPTDDTPDNKKLGSSELIEVISDELKDDTLSKNPVLPSQQPSSSSSSAPSPQNFMAPFMASVSAEAPSSNGWSVVAKPESNDRSDEQEKEDETQTEQSEFDIENFKPQLFGGFKPIYEFPADGGSTPKPAIDLESQQN